The stretch of DNA AGAAGGTCTTTGACCCCAATGGGATTATGAATCCGGGGAAGTTTGTTTGAGAAACAGTGTCAGTGTGAGTGTCAGTGATAAAAGATCAAAAGGAAAAAAATAAAATAAGCAGTGTTGAAGAACTTGAGGTTTTCAAGAGGAGCCATCAGCTTACTCTTGAAGTTTACAAAATCACTGAAAAGTTTCCCAAGAGTGAAAAATTTGGTCTTATTTCTCAGATGAGACGGGCGGCAGCATCGATTGCTACTAATTTAATAGAAGGGAGTCATAGATTAAACAGAACTGAATACCGTTATTTTGTGGGCGTTGCCAAAGGTTCGGCAGGTGAATTGAAATACCAATTTTTATTAGTCAAAGATTTGGGCTATCTTTCCGATAATGAATATTTAACTTTTAAAGCAGAAGTGGGTGAAATTAGCAGAATGTTGAGTGGTTTGGTTAAATCATTATCCAGCAGTCGCCACTGACACTGACACTATTTATACGGAGTTTCTATGTACTCTGAGCAAATCATGATCCAGGAGGCGGAGAAATGCTCGCGCTGTGGAGTGTGCGCCGCAGTCTGCCCGGTTTTTAGAGAATTGCAAAGGGAGACCTATAGTTCCCGCGGAAAAACGGAGATCGCCAAAGCCCTGGTCGCGGGAGAACTCCCGTATTCTTCTTACACGGAAGACATCTTTTCTAAATGTCTCCTCTGCCTGACCTGCAAAGGAGCCTGTCCGGCGGGCGTGGATCAGGGGAAGCTCATTCTGGGGATCCGCGCCGAGCTGGCCAAACGGAGAGGGTTGCCGCTTTCCAAGAAGATCGCCTTCAAGTATCTACTCAAAAATCGTTCTCTTTTCGAAAAAGCGCTAAAAGCCTTCTCCTATTTGCAGATGTTTGCACCCCCGAAGGGGGATGGACAACTGCGGCACCTCCCCTTTTTCCTTTCGGCCTTCGGCAAAAGAAGGTTGATCCCAGATCTAAGCAAAACTCCGCTCCGGAAGGAATTCCCCGAAGTGATACCTCCTTCCAAAGGGCCAGCCCAATTGCGGGCTGGCCTCTTCTCCGGCTGCTTCATCGATTTCGTGGATCCGGCCATTGGCCGCTCGCTCATCCGGGTGCTGGGCCGCCATGGGGTGGAAGTGGTTTTTCCCAAGAAGCAGACTTGCTGCGGTATCCCGGTTTTCATGTCGGGCGACCTGCAGAATGGGTTGGACCTGTTGAAAATGAACATCGAAGCCTTTGCCCCCTACAAGCTGGATG from Deltaproteobacteria bacterium encodes:
- a CDS encoding four helix bundle protein, yielding MIKDQKEKNKISSVEELEVFKRSHQLTLEVYKITEKFPKSEKFGLISQMRRAAASIATNLIEGSHRLNRTEYRYFVGVAKGSAGELKYQFLLVKDLGYLSDNEYLTFKAEVGEISRMLSGLVKSLSSSRH
- a CDS encoding (Fe-S)-binding protein; protein product: MYSEQIMIQEAEKCSRCGVCAAVCPVFRELQRETYSSRGKTEIAKALVAGELPYSSYTEDIFSKCLLCLTCKGACPAGVDQGKLILGIRAELAKRRGLPLSKKIAFKYLLKNRSLFEKALKAFSYLQMFAPPKGDGQLRHLPFFLSAFGKRRLIPDLSKTPLRKEFPEVIPPSKGPAQLRAGLFSGCFIDFVDPAIGRSLIRVLGRHGVEVVFPKKQTCCGIPVFMSGDLQNGLDLLKMNIEAFAPYKLDAIIVACATCGSALKESYKTLVEGESQEWKDRVGAFSGKVLDIAEFLTQKIKLTKGEKESLQKVTYHDPCHLNRGQGVLSQPREVLKNLPGITLVEMRDAQRCCGGGGSFSFYHYDLSQQISRQKVEDIQATKASVVVTGCPGCMLQLKDQLGQKNSQVEVKHLIQLVDEAEA